The Liquorilactobacillus nagelii DSM 13675 DNA window CAGTGAGAATGTAAATGTTCCACTAACACCACCAGCGATTACTGCTAAAATTAAAGCTGGTTTCATTAAAACATATGGGAAATAAATTTCATGAATTCCACCAAAGAATTGGATAATTGCTGCACCAGGAGCTGATGCCTTTGCCATACCCTTGCCAAAAATCATAAAGGCTAACAAGATACCCAAGCCGGGACCTGGGTCAGCTTCAAGTAAGAAAAGAATTGACTTACCAGCTGACGCCGATTGTTGAATTCCTAAAGGAACTAAAATCCCATTACCAACAGCATTGTTTAAGAATAAAATTTTTGCAGGTTCAATAAAGATATTTGCTAAAGGCAACATATGAATCGAAATGATCCAGTCAACACCTTTACTGATCAAATTATTTCCAGCGATAACTAACGGATTAACAATAAATAATCCAAAAATTGCAAGTATCATTCCCATGATGCCACTGGAAAAGTTATCATAGAGCATTTCGAAACCGGTTTTAACCTTATCCTTAAATACCTGATCAAACTTCTTCATGCACCAGCCGCCTAATGGGCCCATAATCATAGCACCTAAGAACATTGGAATATTAGATCCGACGATTACCCCCATAACGGCAATTGCTCCAACGACCGCACCTCGTTCATCATATACCATGCGACCACCAACATAAGCGATCAATAATGGAATTAGATATAATTTCATTGGATCGATCAGAGTAGCAATCTTAGCGTTCGGCCACCAGCCTGCCGCCATAAAAATCGCTGTAATTAACCCCCAAGCGATCAATGAGGAAATATTTGGCATAATCATGCTGCTTAAACTAGTTCCGAATTTTTGAACTTTCGTTTTAAGCGAGCTCTTTTGTGTTTTTGTTGCTTTTGCTTCCATAGCAACCAACCTCCTTTACATTTATAATTATATGGCCTGATGTATCCGGTTACAATCAAAGCTAGCTTGCATTTCGGCACAAATAGTTGTGACATCATTCATGAATAAATTCACAAACAATTAATTGAATTAAAAAAACTCTAACAACGGCTTTTACCACTGTTAGAGTTTTCCAGATATAAGCAAACAAATTAAAACCTATTTGTGACCACAACATACAGCCATTAATTTATTGACTTGTTTAAACCTAAATGGTTTTTAGATCGCTTTTCAACGAATTAAGCACATTAACCATTTCAACGACACTTAAAAACTCATGTTTCTCTTGAAGAACAGTTTTGATATCATCAATATGGGCATCAATCGTTTCGCGTTCAACTTTGTTCATAGTATCACCTCCCAACTAAATTTTATCACATTCCGTCATTTTTTGTTAGGCTTACCAAAAAATATTTTAAAAAGCATTTTTTTAAGTTTGGCTAGCTATGATAAAATGGAGTTGAAAAGTTTAAATTCAAAGGAGTCATTATGGACAAAATAAATTTGCTTTTTTCAATTGACGACCATTTTGTAAACCAGTTAAAAACGCTGCTTTACTCAATCAAAGTTAATTCACCCGATTGTTATTTACATGCCTTTATTTTGCAAAAAAAATTGCATCGGCAAGCAGAAATACAAGATTTTTGTCAGAAAATAAAAATTGCTTGTACTATTTTGACGCTTAAAAAGGATAAATTTCATCGTGCACCACAGACTAAACGGTACCCAGAAACCATCTACTACCGTTTGTTAGCACAGAATTACTTACCCGCTGAGGTAAAAAAAATCATTTACCTTGATGCTGATATTTTATGTGTAAATAACATCCAATCTTTGTATCAAACGGATATCTCAGATTACTTATATGCCGCTGCTAGTCATTCACAATTGACAAATTTTACCAATGTCGTCAACAAGGTCCGCTTAAAGATGTACGAAGCAGAAGAATATTATAACTCTGGTGTTTTATTAATTAATGTTCCCCAGGCTCAAAAAGAAATTACTGTCAATGATCTACAAAAATTCATTGTTGAGAATCGAAATAATTTAATTTTACCTGATCAGGATATTTTGAACTCGCTTTATGGCGGTCGAATTTATTCAATTCCTGATCAAATTTATAATTATGATGCCCGAAAATCATTGGTATACGAAATGATCAGCGGTGGTAGTTGGGATTTAAATTGGGTTATTGAGCACACGGTTTTTTTACATTTTTGTGGTCGTGACAAACCATGGAAAAAAGATTATCGGTCTAAATTTGCTCTACTTTACAAACACTATTCGCATTTAGCTGCAAAAATTTAAAACTTTCTAAGCCAGCCCTCAAAAATTATATTTTGGGGGTTAAATTTTGTGACACAGCCCTAGACAGAATCTTTTTTGTCCGTAGTAACAATTATCTCTAATTTTAGATGATTAACGTTTTTTCCAGCCAACGTCTGCAAATGCTGTAGTAAAAGAAGCAGCCAAGCAAAAGTTAACATAAAAGCAATTAGTTCAAAAGCTGTCAGCGATAAGTAACCAATCGGTTGAAATAAAAGTGAACTAAAAATTAAAATTCCGGCTGTTGCATAA harbors:
- a CDS encoding glycosyltransferase family 8 protein gives rise to the protein MDKINLLFSIDDHFVNQLKTLLYSIKVNSPDCYLHAFILQKKLHRQAEIQDFCQKIKIACTILTLKKDKFHRAPQTKRYPETIYYRLLAQNYLPAEVKKIIYLDADILCVNNIQSLYQTDISDYLYAAASHSQLTNFTNVVNKVRLKMYEAEEYYNSGVLLINVPQAQKEITVNDLQKFIVENRNNLILPDQDILNSLYGGRIYSIPDQIYNYDARKSLVYEMISGGSWDLNWVIEHTVFLHFCGRDKPWKKDYRSKFALLYKHYSHLAAKI